Within Chloroflexota bacterium, the genomic segment GGAGCTGTGAACGGCGCTGCCAGGCCTGGCACGCTGGACAGCCGGCGTGGTGGCACCGCGTGGCAAGGAGGCGCGTCATGGCGGATACCGTGCGGGTAGTCCACTATCTGAACCAGTTCTTCGCCGGCATCGGCGGCGAAGAGCAGGCGAACGTTGGCATACGGGTCGTGGCGGGGTCGGTCGGTCCCGGCCGACTCCTGCAGACCCTGCTCGGCGCGCAGGCCGAACTCGTCGGGACGGTGACGGCCGGGGACAACTACGTCAACGAACAGCAGGCTGACGCCATCGACGGTGGGCTGCAGGCCATCGGCGAGCTGCGGCCGGACGTGGTGATCGCCGGGCCGGCGTTTGACGCCGGGCGGTACGGCCTGGCGTGCGCAGCGCTCGGGCAGGCCATCGTCCAGCGGCTCGGCATCCCCGTGGTGAGCGGGATGTATCCGGAGAACCCGGGCGTCGCCATGGGACGGCGGAGCCTCTACATCGTCCCGACCGGACGCACCGCCTCCGAGATGGGGCGGGTATTGCCGACCATGGCCGGGCTCGCACTGACGCTCGCGCGTGGCGAGGAGCCCGGACCGGCCGCGCAGGCGGGATACCTCCCGCGCGGCTACCGCCGGGCCG encodes:
- a CDS encoding glycine/betaine/sarcosine/D-proline family reductase selenoprotein B, which encodes MADTVRVVHYLNQFFAGIGGEEQANVGIRVVAGSVGPGRLLQTLLGAQAELVGTVTAGDNYVNEQQADAIDGGLQAIGELRPDVVIAGPAFDAGRYGLACAALGQAIVQRLGIPVVSGMYPENPGVAMGRRSLYIVPTGRTASEMGRVLPTMAGLALTLARGEEPGPAAQAGYLPRGYRRAALHERSAACRAVDMLVERLADRPWQTEIPVVSYEDVKPLPPLADLRRARIGLVTSGGLVPRGNPDRQVSGGARTCFRYSIENVAALTVADWESVHGGFSTDILNTRNPNYALPIGTVRDLERQGLIGSVYPYFYSTVGNGTAVATAKRMADEIGRDFRAAGVDAVLLVAT